In the Devosia sp. SL43 genome, one interval contains:
- the ypfJ gene encoding KPN_02809 family neutral zinc metallopeptidase codes for MKWRGRQQSSNIEDRRGQTGGGLGGLGGSPFGNRGGVRLPTGGGARGGMGSILGIVVVLGLIWLVTGTNPLDMLTGSTNSGTTANSSSQVPTTGEQSELRDFVGVVVKETEDLWGGVFAQQNETYPAPKVVLFSNQVDTACGAADSSTGPFYCPGDQKVYIDLSFYDQLREQFGAPGDFAQAYVLAHEVGHHIQNITGVLPEFNQRRASMSQEEANAYSVRVELQADCYAGVWANYAGQEDLLDNGDIEEALNAANQIGDDTLQKRMQGFAVPKTFNHGTSAQRKTWFERGYTSGNPGDCDTFSGNV; via the coding sequence ATGAAATGGCGCGGCAGGCAGCAGAGTTCGAACATCGAGGATCGTCGCGGCCAGACCGGCGGTGGACTTGGGGGGCTCGGCGGTAGCCCGTTCGGCAATCGTGGCGGCGTCCGGCTGCCAACAGGCGGTGGCGCGCGCGGCGGCATGGGCAGCATCCTGGGCATCGTCGTGGTGCTCGGGCTGATCTGGCTGGTGACGGGCACCAATCCACTGGACATGCTGACCGGCAGCACCAACTCCGGCACGACGGCCAATTCATCGAGCCAGGTTCCCACCACTGGCGAGCAGTCCGAACTGCGAGACTTCGTCGGCGTGGTGGTCAAGGAAACCGAAGACCTGTGGGGCGGCGTCTTTGCCCAGCAGAATGAGACCTATCCCGCCCCCAAGGTCGTGTTGTTCAGCAATCAGGTCGATACGGCCTGCGGCGCCGCCGATTCGAGCACGGGCCCGTTCTATTGCCCTGGCGACCAGAAGGTCTATATCGACCTGAGCTTCTACGATCAGTTGCGCGAGCAGTTTGGCGCGCCGGGCGATTTCGCCCAAGCCTACGTGCTGGCGCACGAGGTGGGTCACCACATCCAGAACATCACCGGCGTGCTGCCCGAGTTCAACCAGCGCCGCGCCAGCATGAGCCAGGAAGAGGCCAATGCCTATTCGGTCCGCGTCGAGCTGCAGGCCGATTGCTATGCCGGTGTCTGGGCCAACTATGCCGGCCAGGAAGACCTGCTCGACAATGGCGACATCGAGGAAGCCCTCAACGCCGCCAACCAGATCGGCGACGATACGCTGCAGAAGCGCATGCAGGGCTTTGCCGTCCCGAAAACCTTCAACCACGGCACGTCGGCCCAACGCAAAACCTGGTTCGAACGCGGTTATACTTCTGGCAATCCAGGTGATTGTGATACGTTCTCGGGCAACGTGTAA